In the Ammospiza caudacuta isolate bAmmCau1 chromosome 4, bAmmCau1.pri, whole genome shotgun sequence genome, TATAGGTCAAAATACCCCTGCCCAGGTGaagacccctccccagagcaTTGGATAGAAGTTAGCTGGGGTTACATAACTTGTATGGAAATTACTAACCAAGCATAATAGAGGGGCTTCCCTTGGAAAGTAACTAACTCCAAACTTCTGTGTAGCAATAATGGCACGAAAAGTCCGGAGGGGTGTACCTGATTTGTGGAATACCACTGAGCACCCAGGCTTGTGCAATTCTGAAATAAATAGTCATTGTGTCTCTTGAGTATGCAATTTTGTCCTATTGCACACCAGGCAACAAATCCAATTGTATGGACAAAACCAAGGAGGAAAAGGGCAAAGGACCTGAGGGTCCTTTTCCTTTCACTGGTGGAAGATgatctgggggtgctggtggaaCATCAGTCAGCAATACATGAGCCAACAGTttgcccaggtggccaagaagacTAGTGGCATCCCGGCCTGGATCAGAAATagtgcagccagcagggaagggattgCCCCtttgtactcagcactggtgaagCCACACCTCAACTGCTGTGTCCAGTTATGGCCACTCAGTTCAGGAAGGCCATTGAGGTGGTGGAGCAAGGCcacagaagtgaaatgaaactgaagggtctggagcacaagcattattaggagtggctgagggagcaggggtTGTTAGAAGAACAGAAGCTCAGGGGAGATCTTATGTCTCTCTAGAACTACCTGAGAGGAGGCTGTACCGAGGTGGGGATCGGCCTCTTCCCCCAAGCAACCAGTGACAAGACTAAAGGACACAGTCTTAAGCTGCAcgaggggaggtttaggttgaacattaggaggaatttcttcacagaaatgttgtgaagcattggaacaggctgctcagggaggtggtggagtcaccatccctggaggtgtttagaGGCAGACAGGACTTGGCACTTAGTGCCGTGGTCTAGCTGACAAAGCGGTGTTCGGTCAGAGGCTGGAGTCCATGATTTCAGAGGACTTTTCCAGCCTAagagattctgtgattctgaggtAAAACACCACTTGATCCCCCACAAACAACCCGTAAAGCAGAAGTTTTGTTCACGCTTTCGCCAGTCACAACGCAGGGCTGGCAGCCGCGCCCAGAGCACCTCTTTTCCCCCGGTACCCCGACGTGTGCGGGTGGGACAGGCCACGGCCGGTTCCGGTTGAGCGCCAAGGCCCAACCGGCCCGGGGCGCTTCGCTTcgcttcccttcctttcccttcccttcccttcccttcctttcccttcccgtCCCTTCCCGCCCCGCCCGCTCCGGCCCGGCCCATGCGGATGTGAGCTCACGGCGCGCCGGGCGGAAGCAGCGGGGCGGGTGTTTCCGCGGCGGCGGCGATGGCGGGGAAGGCGGCGGCGGGCGAGCCCCTGGGGCGGACGGCGGAAGAGGCGGCCTGGGCAGAGACGCTGCGCGGGGCCTGCGAGCCTGAGCACCACTGGCGGTACCGCCGGGAGTTCCTGCTGCGCAACGTGGGGGAGCTGCCGGCGGCGGGCAGCGCCCAGCTGCAGCGCCTGGTGTCCCTCTCCATGGTGTGGGCCAACCACGTCTTCCTGGGATGCCGGTGGGTTCAGCGGAACGCGCCGGCGGACGGGGGGACGGCGCTGCGCGGCCGCCTGACGAGGccccttccctcctttcctcttgtcgCCCCTCCAGGTACCCGCCGCAGGTCATGGAGAGGGCGCTGGAAATGGCCGAAGGCATCCAAGTGACCAACGCGCCTGTCCACACCACGAGAGACGAACTGGTTGCCAAGGTGAAGAAAAGAGGCATATCAAGTAGCAATGGTTAGCAGATCATAGCTGTGACAATACATAGGAGTCTAGAAAATGCTTGTTTCTGAATGTTCTCAGTTTGCCTCGGGCTTAGAAAGTAGtcaaaataatttactttttaaactCCCGCTAATAGTTTCCTCTCTCTGTGCTATTCTTTTTCTAATATAATGTCTCTAAAATGCACATAATGTGTACATAGTCATTTGGTGATGTAGAGCTGTTGTTTTGAATTTCTACAGCTGGTGCAGTTTAATCTGATAACTTGTGCGTTGTGATAtgggctgctgtgctccagcttAAATATGTTCTTGTTACTTTGCCTTTGTTGCCAGTCAGGCATTGTTGCTGTGTAAGAAACTGAGTTTCTTAAAGTAATTCTCAGACAAATGTTCTAAAGATATTTTGTGGTATTAGTAGACAAAATACACTTCCTTTACTTTTAGATCAGATAGCCTCTTTAATGTATGTTGGCTAGTTTTAGTTTGGATTTCAAGAATAGAAATACATACTTGGGTCCAAACCAACATCTGAAACCTCACATGAGTATTGTCCGGATTttgtcaaaaaaacccaaaattctgAAATTGTAGGTTAATACTTGAAACAATGGTTCAAGTGTATTGCTAATATATACCCTTTAAATTCACAGATAATATTGCTAGAAGgttttagattatttttctcTACATGGCTGTTTGATAGTGCAGAAATCAAAGAGGATCACATATTTTACCTGTTTTGCAGAAGGGGTAGAGGAGCCATGCAAGAGACAAGCTGTTGAGAAAAGCAGAGACTCTAAGAGTGTTGGAAAGGATGTGAAAACAACCAAGGCAGAAGGAGTGAAGGAAACAGAGAGCACCTTGcccaaaaagcaggaaaaaggtACTAGCAAAGATCCAGAAACTTCCCAGTCAACTTGCAGTTCAGATCAAGAAATGGTTGTAGTCTCAGACatagaaacagaaggaaaacctGCTAATGCTGAAAGTACTGCTGAGAAAAAGCCACCTGCATCTGAAAAAGAGCCAGGAAAGAAGCCTTGCTCAAGCCCACCTAAGGAAAGCAAGTGTGAAAATGTGCCATCACCTGAAAAGAAAACTTCAGTAAGTGTAGCACCACTGGCTGCCAAGAGCGCccctcaggcagcagcagtggaggCAGCAATACCACCAACCTCCAAGAGCACCccgcaggcagcagcagtggcagcagcagtgccagtgacCTCCAAGAGcaccccacaggcagcagcGGTGCCACCAACGTCCAAGAGCACCCCCCAGCCAgcaggggtggcagcagcagtgccagtgacCACCAAGAGcaccccacaggcagcagcagtggcagcagcagtgccatcAACGTCCAAGAGcaccccacaggcagcagcagtggcagcagcagtgccacccACCTCCAAGAGCACCCCCCAAACAAGTGCTGCATTGCTGTCTTCCAAAACCCAGGTGGGTGCCCCAGCATCAGTGCCCAAGAACGGCGCTCAGGTGAGCAGCTCGCTGCTTCTGGCCCCCAAGAGCGGGACTCAGGTAGGCTCCTCGCTGCTGCTGGCTTCCAAAGGGCCGGCTAAGGTGGGCTCCCCGCTGCTGGCCTCCAAGAGCAGCGCGGAGGTGGCCGCCTCGCTGCTGGCCGCCCGCAGCGGTGCGCAGCCGGGATCCTCGCTGCTGGCTGCCAAGAGCAGCGCCCAGGCGGCCGCCTCGCTGCTGGCCGCCCGCAGCGGAGCTCAGCAGGGGCCCTCCCGGGGTGCAGCTCAGGCAGGCGCTTCCCTGCTGGCCTCCAAGAGTGGCGCGCAGGCAGGCGAGAGCCCTGCCAAGGCTTTGTGCAAACCGCTAACCAGCGAAGATGCCAAGGAAAGACAACCTTTTTTCAACAGACTCTACAAAGCTGTAGCCTGGAAACTGGTTGCTGTTGGAGGCTTCAGTCCTAATGTAAATCATGCAGAACTTCTAAATTCATCTATTCAGTCTGTAAAAGCTACGTTAGATGTTGCTTTCGTTCCCCTGAAGGAACTTGCAGACTTGCCTCAAAATAAAAGCTCTCTGGAAAATATAGTTTGTGAACTGAGGTGCAAGTCTGTCTACTTGGGTACTGGCTGTGGTAAAAGTATGGAAAATGCCAAAGCAGTGGCTTCAAGAGAAGCTTTGAAATTATTCCTCAAGAAGAAAGTTATTGTGAAGAtatgtaaaagaaaatacaaaggtAGTGAAATTGAAGATTTGGTGCTTCTGGATGAAGAGTCAAAACCTTCAAATTTGCCTCCAGCTTTAAGAAATCCTCGTGAGATCTTGTAGGGGAGAATCACTGTTTGTACTGTGTATAGTATTTCAACACAAGGACTGCAGGTTAATTTTGTACTTTGAAAATGTAGGCTTCCagatattttgtatttctttctcaGTTTTGCAAGACAATGATAGTTCTTTCACTTGGTAGCAATTGTATAAAACTTGTTAGAGATGACAAGTGCACATTTAAAGGTATTGCCTTAATATACAGCACACTAGTGTGCTGTTGTATTTGCAAAATAGTCTACCTAACtcttctatttttaattaaactaTTAAGGTACAATTTGCTGTTTAAAACCTGACATTTTTGTAATTCTTACAATTTGATGGTAGTGTGCTCAATTGTCTACCATATCTTTTCTAGGCTTGTAGAAGTGTGTACATAGGGACCATAATACTTGAATAATTGAAAGTTGTTTAAAAATTTCAATCAAAAAGTTGAATTATATGTTTCAGGCTTGTTGCTCATAATGTTCACTGTTGCACATACTAGGAGAGAAAGTAGTTGGTTGACTATTTTTATGGGATGTTTTCATAACACTTGCAATATAAGTGACATCCGGATCCCATTTAACATTATGCTATCAGGTTAGAGCCCTTTTAATATCACATTGGCAAATTAGCAATTAGCAGTCAAGTCACAGCTATTTCGGCCACCAAAACTGTAAGCTGATTAATTTATATGGTGAAGTATCATTTACAGTTTCGTTTggtacttttttttccaaatgaacATCGATTTCTATACTAAGTATATTTTGACTGCTActaaaacaataaaacctctgtGATAAGCACTGTAGTATCTTGGTTTTGGCTACTAAATATTCCAGCCATTTCAATAATACTGCACACCTTCAGTAATGCTTTACATTGAGTGACTTCAAGGTGTAATCCCACAAGAATTAGTTGGTTTCTTTAGGTGTGTAGCTGAAATACTATAAAACTGATAGAGGGGACCTGTAGACTATGAATTTCAACTTTTGTAACACCAAGgtaagcaaaatgaaaatgctgctgtCTGCTGGAGGCAGCAAGTGTATTGTAAAACATTCATTCTAATCAAGCCCTTCCTTTGCTACATTTTTACTCCCTGTACAGAATAGTTTGAGGCAAAGAAAGTGGGAGATTACCTTTTATTTTCAATGTTCCTGAAATACCTGCACAAACTGCATGTTTTGGTATATTGGATAATGACATGTAATTGTAAAAACATAATGTCTTCAGTGCTATTTTGAATTAATCTTGTCCTATTACAGTAGTTAGCATCATTTAGTGGTGTCCTTACACTTGACTGACAGATCCATTGATCAAGTGCTAGAGGAATGAATAGGAATTTCTGGGAACTCAGTAGTACATACGTCCACTTTCAGTTATTTTGTATGCTTTGGGACTAAACCACAGTGGTATTTATCCTGTACCCTGTGTGCTTTTGAGCAGCAGTGGCTGTCCAGTCCATAGCACCAGAAGGCTGCAGGGTGCTCGCACTTCCTGGTGGCTGGTTGAGAACCTCCTCCACCTGACCCCTGCGCTTCTGTGCGCTCGGTCGCCCTTCGCCCTAGTTAGGTTTCTCAGGAGTTCCCCCCTGGCATTCCTGGAGCACCACCTGGCGTTCGGAATGCAGTGTGCTAAATTGTGACTTAGTGCAAGAATTGGTGTCCGCTTCTAGCGCAGGGCAAGCTTCGTGCCGTGCTTAGGAGCTGTGGTATTCATGATGGGAAGTGTGAGATGTGTTTTCAAGTAGACACATGTAAGGACTGTGCTCGTGAGGCAGGAGTTGCATCCCGTGCCCTCTGTACTACAGCTTTCTCTGCTGCTAGTTCGGTCACCTCCAGATCTCTGGGTCAGAATTGCAGCACATGCTGTGATGTGAAAACCTGTGTTTCTTGTCTGTAAAGCAAAGCTCTCAGTATTCACTGACCTCAAGGGGCTGTTAGGGCAACTGTGTTAAAAGGCTGAGGTGCTAGATGCCTTTTTTAAAAGACCTGATTTAGAATtacttttttcaaaattttgaaTGTTATTCCTCTTTGATGTTTGGTTGTGAATCATTAAAGAACAAGTCTGTAGCTACTCTTAAAAGAAACTGAAAGCTGAAgtgtgttatttttatttcacattctGCATGGAAAGCAACTAAACACCGATTCACATACAAGTGAATAAGCATTAGTCGAGTTTTCAAATGAGAATCTACTAACATTTTGTTAGCcctaaaggaagaaggaaatagAAGGAACTGGCTGTGGCAAGATGTGTTTGTTCTAAAATCCTGTGTCCGTCCTCCAGCTACTGTCCTGGTCTCTAGTGACTGGGATGCTGGTCTTTACTTGTTGGACGCTGCTGACGAGGGCCAGGGTGAGCACCTGCACTTACACTGTCGGCATGCAGAGTTGTCTCGGGGGGACAAAGCAAACCAACCAACCGAAAGGAAAACTGACCCCGTTTTTTCTACGGAAGTACGGGAAATCGCAGCCATCAGAAAGTGACTCCCGTTTCCTCTGCTAGCACAGCCTAAGCACGCAGGGCAGGGTCCCTGCGGCCAGCCGCCCGCTGGCTGCTGTTAGCCGCTACCGGGTGCGCACCCGTGCGGGGTCTGTCGCCGCCGGCCCCGGTTGCAGCCTGCGGGCCCTGGGGCGGCCTCAGCGCGGCGGCCTCAGCAGCGGCCACACGGCGGGGCTGGCGCGCCCGCCCGGCTCGGGGCGGGGCCGAGGCGCTCTATTTGCATAGCCTGTTCCCGGCGCCCCTCCGTTCCTCCACGGTCGCCTTCCGCGGCCGTCCGTGCCCCTCAGGGGGCGGCCAGGCCGCCTGCCCACTGTGCATCGCCTGCGGCGACCAGCAGGGAGGCAAACGcaatgtagaaaaaaaatccaaaaaaaacaaacactcaCCCTGCCTCAGAAGTTCTCCTGTCGGCCGTGGTTTATATAACGTCACTAGAAAGCGGACGATGCTGGGATGTTCTGAAGACCTGCTCGCTAGGCTACGCACGGAG is a window encoding:
- the CDKN2AIP gene encoding CDKN2A-interacting protein isoform X2 produces the protein MPVPAAGHGEGAGNGRRHPSDQRACPHHERRTGCQEGVEEPCKRQAVEKSRDSKSVGKDVKTTKAEGVKETESTLPKKQEKGTSKDPETSQSTCSSDQEMVVVSDIETEGKPANAESTAEKKPPASEKEPGKKPCSSPPKESKCENVPSPEKKTSVSVAPLAAKSAPQAAAVEAAIPPTSKSTPQAAAVAAAVPVTSKSTPQAAAVPPTSKSTPQPAGVAAAVPVTTKSTPQAAAVAAAVPSTSKSTPQAAAVAAAVPPTSKSTPQTSAALLSSKTQVGAPASVPKNGAQVSSSLLLAPKSGTQVGSSLLLASKGPAKVGSPLLASKSSAEVAASLLAARSGAQPGSSLLAAKSSAQAAASLLAARSGAQQGPSRGAAQAGASLLASKSGAQAGESPAKALCKPLTSEDAKERQPFFNRLYKAVAWKLVAVGGFSPNVNHAELLNSSIQSVKATLDVAFVPLKELADLPQNKSSLENIVCELRCKSVYLGTGCGKSMENAKAVASREALKLFLKKKVIVKICKRKYKGSEIEDLVLLDEESKPSNLPPALRNPREIL
- the CDKN2AIP gene encoding CDKN2A-interacting protein isoform X1; the encoded protein is MAGKAAAGEPLGRTAEEAAWAETLRGACEPEHHWRYRREFLLRNVGELPAAGSAQLQRLVSLSMVWANHVFLGCRYPPQVMERALEMAEGIQVTNAPVHTTRDELVAKVKKRGISSSNEGVEEPCKRQAVEKSRDSKSVGKDVKTTKAEGVKETESTLPKKQEKGTSKDPETSQSTCSSDQEMVVVSDIETEGKPANAESTAEKKPPASEKEPGKKPCSSPPKESKCENVPSPEKKTSVSVAPLAAKSAPQAAAVEAAIPPTSKSTPQAAAVAAAVPVTSKSTPQAAAVPPTSKSTPQPAGVAAAVPVTTKSTPQAAAVAAAVPSTSKSTPQAAAVAAAVPPTSKSTPQTSAALLSSKTQVGAPASVPKNGAQVSSSLLLAPKSGTQVGSSLLLASKGPAKVGSPLLASKSSAEVAASLLAARSGAQPGSSLLAAKSSAQAAASLLAARSGAQQGPSRGAAQAGASLLASKSGAQAGESPAKALCKPLTSEDAKERQPFFNRLYKAVAWKLVAVGGFSPNVNHAELLNSSIQSVKATLDVAFVPLKELADLPQNKSSLENIVCELRCKSVYLGTGCGKSMENAKAVASREALKLFLKKKVIVKICKRKYKGSEIEDLVLLDEESKPSNLPPALRNPREIL